TTGCTTGCAGATGAAGTTTTAAAGCTACTTAGCACAGAAATATCTCCCAATGAATACGAGTGCTATATAAAGCAACTAAAATTTAACGAAAAAGCCTCAAACAGCGAAAATATCGTATTTAACGCACCAAATGAACTCATTGCTAGATTTATTTCAACAAGGTATTCTGATAAGATAGCTCATCTTTTTGAAGTAAAAACTGGCATAAAACCAAAAATAAACATAACACTGCAAAACAAAGCAAAATCAACAAAACAAAATCAACAAGTTGATGTTAAACAGATAAAAACACAAAGCACACTACTAAATCCTTCATATAAATTTGAAAATTTCGTTGTGGGCGACTCAAACCAGTTTGCATATCTAAGTTGTAAAGCAGTTTCAGAACGCTTAGGCTCGGTATATAACCCACTTTTTATCTACGGTCCAACAGGACTTGGCAAAACTCACCTACTCCAGTCTGTAGGAAATTTTTGCATAAACAACGGTAAGGTCGTCATCTGTGTAACAAGTGAGCAGTTTATTACGGATTTTACTTATCATATTAATAACCATTCAATGGAGAGATTTCGCGAGAAGTATAGAAAATGCGATGTTTTACTCATCGACGATGTTCAATTTCTTGGAAAAACGGATAAAATTCAAGAGGAATTTTTTCACACTTTTAACGAACTCCACAGTAAAAACGGTCAGATAGTTATGACTTCAGATAAACCTCCAAAAATGCTAAAAGGCTTTGAAGAGAGACTTAAATCACGCTTTGAATGGGGGCTAATAGCCGATATAACACCACCTGAACTTGATACAAAAGTCGCTATCATCCAGAAAAAATGTGAATTTGATAAAATTTATCTAAATAAAGATGTCATAAACTATATCGCTACAAACATGGGTGATAATATTCGAGAAATCGAAAGTGCGATTATAAATTTAAACGCCTATGCAACTCTTATGAGACAAGAAATAACACTTGAATTTGCTAAAAATGTAATGCGAGATCAGATAAAAGAAAAACGCGAAAATATAAGCCTAGAAAACATCATAGAGATCGTTAGTAAAGAGCTAAATATAAAACCAAGCGATATAAAAAGTAAATCAAGATCGGCAAATATCGTAGAAGCAAGAAGGATTGCAATTTATCTAGTAAAAAATTTAACACCAAATTCTATGCCACAGATCGCAAGCTACTTTGGTATGAAAGATCATAGTGCAGTAAGCCATAACATCAAAAAGATAAACGAGCTAATAGAAAATAACGAAATTTTTAATCTTCGAGTGATCGAACTTAAAAATAAAATTCTAACAAAAGGATAAAAACAAAGTGAAATTTGTGAAAAACTGTGAAAAACTTTTTATAAATTTTCACACATTAAAATACCAAATAAAGGCAACCTTGAAAGGTTTTCACCTTTTAACGCTACCTACTAATGTTACTAAAATAAATTTAAAAATAAAAGGAAGTCTCATATGAAAGTCCTCATAAACAAAAACGTTCTTGAATCAATCGTAACAAACACAAGTCCGTATTTAGAAAAACGCGACTTAAGCGCTATAACATCACATATCTATATATCAGCAAAAAACGGCGTATTAAACATCCGTGCAACAGACCATGAAATAGGACTTGC
This is a stretch of genomic DNA from Campylobacter sp. RM6914. It encodes these proteins:
- the dnaA gene encoding chromosomal replication initiator protein DnaA, producing the protein MLADEVLKLLSTEISPNEYECYIKQLKFNEKASNSENIVFNAPNELIARFISTRYSDKIAHLFEVKTGIKPKINITLQNKAKSTKQNQQVDVKQIKTQSTLLNPSYKFENFVVGDSNQFAYLSCKAVSERLGSVYNPLFIYGPTGLGKTHLLQSVGNFCINNGKVVICVTSEQFITDFTYHINNHSMERFREKYRKCDVLLIDDVQFLGKTDKIQEEFFHTFNELHSKNGQIVMTSDKPPKMLKGFEERLKSRFEWGLIADITPPELDTKVAIIQKKCEFDKIYLNKDVINYIATNMGDNIREIESAIINLNAYATLMRQEITLEFAKNVMRDQIKEKRENISLENIIEIVSKELNIKPSDIKSKSRSANIVEARRIAIYLVKNLTPNSMPQIASYFGMKDHSAVSHNIKKINELIENNEIFNLRVIELKNKILTKG